One genomic segment of Candidatus Omnitrophota bacterium includes these proteins:
- a CDS encoding GxxExxY protein, with amino-acid sequence MSYVIQGVAFDIYKKLGNAHKENVYHNAYIVALKNKGLDIEKNKHIEIFYENKKVGTYAPDLIVNDEILIELKAKPFLTKEDIRQFWHYLKSSMYKVGYLINFGSANKVEIIRRVYDTARTKI; translated from the coding sequence TTGTCATATGTAATACAAGGAGTAGCATTTGATATTTATAAGAAATTGGGAAACGCACATAAAGAGAATGTTTATCATAATGCTTATATAGTTGCCTTGAAGAATAAAGGATTAGATATAGAAAAAAATAAACATATAGAAATATTTTATGAGAATAAAAAGGTAGGAACATATGCACCGGATTTAATTGTTAATGATGAAATTCTAATTGAATTAAAGGCGAAGCCCTTCTTAACCAAAGAGGATATCAGGCAATTCTGGCATTATCTTAAATCTTCGATGTATAAAGTGGGTTATCTAATTAATTTTGGCTCAGCAAATAAAGTTGAGATTATTCGACGTGTCTATGATACTGCAAGGACGAAAATTTAG
- a CDS encoding prepilin-type N-terminal cleavage/methylation domain-containing protein: protein MRIKRIEELEAWKIDKVSQIDSGLIKSLFNTKRNNAKTQRRKNGFTLVEILIAIAVLSMGVALFFNAFTQGMKGILAGQRRVIAVNYAQQVMEKYVMPKKFNDLVLGTYYVNNATAEGFKLQYMVNYVNSLNLDQIVSSGDYKRILVSVIDNRGIVPQVNLIMLKTDYEGLE from the coding sequence ATGAGGATAAAAAGAATTGAAGAGTTAGAAGCCTGGAAAATAGATAAGGTTTCTCAAATTGACTCTGGATTGATTAAATCTCTCTTTAACACCAAACGCAATAACGCAAAGACGCAAAGACGCAAAAACGGTTTTACACTGGTAGAAATTCTTATTGCTATTGCGGTTTTGAGTATGGGAGTGGCTTTGTTTTTTAATGCCTTTACTCAAGGGATGAAAGGGATTTTAGCCGGACAGAGAAGGGTAATTGCTGTAAATTATGCTCAACAGGTGATGGAAAAGTATGTAATGCCCAAGAAATTTAATGACCTGGTATTAGGAACTTATTATGTAAATAATGCTACCGCCGAAGGTTTTAAATTGCAGTATATGGTAAATTATGTCAATTCCTTGAATCTTGATCAGATAGTAAGCAGTGGAGATTATAAGCGGATTCTGGTGAGTGTAATTGATAATCGGGGAATTGTTCCCCAGGTGAATTTGATAATGCTGAAGACGGACTACGAGGGGTTGGAGTAA
- a CDS encoding prepilin-type N-terminal cleavage/methylation domain-containing protein, with translation MILQGRKFSVFSRWLSRVLAIKKSVTLVELLIAIAIVGIISLGLTFMLTQGLKVWTGGTARTDIVDRGRIALERLSRELRQAERFTVTTWTANNIKFNVVLGGTTYIVEYKLANNSLLRSEKTSAEASDDFISLANYVNNLTFTYYNKIGSTPASANEIRTVRVNLVMDMPQPEQDVILTSEIQLRNFYTSGE, from the coding sequence ATGATACTGCAAGGACGAAAATTTAGCGTATTTTCGCGTTGGCTTTCGCGTGTTTTAGCGATAAAGAAGTCTGTTACCCTCGTTGAGTTACTCATTGCCATTGCTATTGTAGGAATTATTTCCTTAGGGCTTACCTTTATGCTTACCCAGGGACTTAAGGTCTGGACGGGGGGGACTGCCAGAACCGATATTGTGGATAGAGGAAGAATTGCCTTGGAAAGGCTTTCCCGGGAATTGCGTCAGGCAGAGCGCTTTACGGTGACTACCTGGACGGCAAATAATATAAAATTCAATGTGGTCTTAGGAGGAACTACCTATATTGTGGAATATAAACTTGCCAATAATTCCCTTTTGAGGAGTGAAAAAACCAGCGCGGAAGCAAGTGACGATTTTATTTCCCTTGCCAATTATGTCAATAATTTAACTTTTACTTATTATAATAAAATAGGAAGCACCCCTGCTTCGGCAAATGAGATTCGTACCGTGCGTGTGAATTTAGTAATGGATATGCCTCAACCAGAACAGGATGTAATCTTAACTTCGGAAATTCAGTTGAGGAATTTTTATACCTCGGGAGAATAA